The following coding sequences lie in one Alloacidobacterium dinghuense genomic window:
- a CDS encoding DUF6632 domain-containing protein encodes MNRELALKIVLGVVGVVFLALVYPMVVFVRQEPALSMMLSLYVTLGIFLLLAIRNPSAHRSLIAFTAWSSFAHAALMGTQALCNMIAHGELIGVGVLIVIGITLIALAPAASSSRSAVYQAH; translated from the coding sequence ATGAATCGAGAACTGGCTTTGAAGATTGTGCTGGGCGTGGTGGGCGTGGTGTTCCTGGCGTTGGTGTACCCCATGGTTGTTTTTGTGAGGCAGGAGCCGGCATTGTCGATGATGCTGAGCCTTTACGTTACGCTTGGCATCTTCCTGCTGCTGGCTATTCGCAATCCGTCGGCGCATCGCAGCCTGATTGCGTTCACGGCGTGGTCGAGCTTTGCGCATGCTGCTCTTATGGGGACGCAGGCGCTGTGCAACATGATTGCGCATGGGGAGCTGATCGGCGTAGGCGTTCTCATTGTTATCGGCATTACGTTGATTGCGCTGGCACCGGCGGCGAGTTCGTCGCGAAGCGCTGTTTATCAGGCGCATTGA